In Populus alba chromosome 1, ASM523922v2, whole genome shotgun sequence, a single window of DNA contains:
- the LOC118055340 gene encoding GLABROUS1 enhancer-binding protein-like produces the protein MAPKRPPPVEEPPSASVSEEEEEDSSSAEEEEEEQQQQSDGEQRQPSPPQPQNKTQNPPHQITETTTQQSESDSESESDSESEPDQIVKPITSKPMEETPPKAASAASKKPRSKPATTATPEKTTALKRGNETDREDSKRAKNKEPEPEKSEDSKKQLFQRLWTEDDEIALLRGIIDFTAKKGYDPSKDMNAFYDFIKKSLHFDVSMTQLKDKISRLKKKFENHVKGKKGENKTFSKPHDQKGFDLSKSIWGSDGSIKANGRKNDSGNTSNNNKTGNAKKLEASKPELGMDVGEEDRVEVEMGRGSSVKRVLKFDSSVSVERMEDYVVRTGLNFVHGTEKEKMEEEWRKLHVAELELFLKRNELIREQAKLMLAAFKAEKD, from the coding sequence ATGGCACCTAAACGCCCTCCTCCTGTTGAAGAGCCGCCCTCTGCTTCTGTCTctgaagaagaggaggaagattCTTCCAGCgctgaggaagaagaagaagaacaacaacaacaatctgATGGTGAACAAAGACAACCCTCTCCTCCACAAccacaaaacaaaacccaaaacccacCTCACCAGATAACCGAAACCACCACTCAACAATCTGAATCTGATTCGGAGTCGGAATCCGATTCCGAGTCCGAACCCGACCAGATTGTCAAGCCTATAACGTCTAAGCCCATGGAGGAGACCCCACCAAAGGCGGCATCAGCAGCATCCAAGAAACCCAGATCGAAACCTGCTACAACTGCTACCCCGGAGAAAACAACTGCTTTGAAGAGAGGTAACGAGACTGATCGCGAAGACTCGAAACGGGCTAAGAACAAGGAACCCGAGCCTGAAAAGTCCGAGGATTCCAAAAAACAGCTCTTTCAAAGGTTGTGGACTGAGGATGATGAGATTGCACTGTTGCGAggtataattgattttactgCAAAGAAGGGTTATGACCCATCAAAGGATATGAatgctttttatgattttatcaagAAGTCGTTGCATTTTGATGTGTCTATGACTCAATTGAAGGATAAGATTTCTAGGTTAAAGAAGAAATTTGAGAATCATGTGAAAGGTAAAAAAGGTGAAAATAAGACTTTCAGTAAACCACATGATCAAAAGGGGTTTGATTTGTCTAAAAGTATTTGGGGCAGCGATGGGAGTATTAAAGCTAATGGGAGGAAAAATGATAGTGGTAatactagtaataataataagacaGGGAATGCGAAGAAACTAGAAGCATCTAAGCCTGAGTTGGGTATGGATGTGGGAGAAGAGGACAGAGTGGAAGTCGAGATGGGGAGAGGTTCAAGTGTCAaaagagttttgaagtttgacAGCAGTGTGAGTGTTGAAAGAATGGAGGATTATGTTGTGAGGACGGGACTGAATTTTGTGCATGGAACCGAGAAGGAGAAAATGGAAGAGGAGTGGAGGAAGTTGCATGTGGCTGAGCTGGAGCTGTTTTTGAAGCGGAATGAACTAATACGAGAACAGGCGAAGTTAATGCTGGCAGCTTTTAAAGCTGAAAAGGATTAG
- the LOC118055315 gene encoding mitochondrial outer membrane protein porin 5: MNSSDHQECARSKETGGPRLFSDFGKLAYELLLYRINQSCNISTSSDIGLTLTPYAAGHQKQSKAAVTAEYNLEDTHATIKVDVNPGLPISTTLTMSRTWPFLKNTVLVKIPDCNSREFQILHKVQYFHKRAALAMTLPLLRSPLVRLSATVGTEHLAFGMKTIYNTSSRQFLMSDAGISMKSLNCDGSIVLENNGDFLRASYIHYFDHERKLAAVAVIGRALSRKENSFLVEGSWIVDDLTTIKGRFDSRGKLAATLRYKIKPKSFFTISGEFEPKALDKTPEIRLGLSLVI; this comes from the exons ATGAACAGCTCTGATCATCAAGAATGCGCAAGAAGCAAAGAAACCGGAGGTCCCAGACTCTTCTCTGACTTTGGAAAGCTTGCATATG aaCTCCTGCTCTATAGAATTAATCAGTCTTGTAACATCTCGACCAGTAGTGATATTGGATTG ACTCTTACTCCGTATGCTGCCGGACACCAGAAACAATCGAAAGCAGCTGTTACAGCAGAATACAATCTTGAGGATACTCATGCTACTATTAAGGTGGATGTTAATCCCGGATTGCCG ATTTCAACAACTCTCACAATGAGCAGAACATGGCCATTCTTGAAGAACACAGTTTTGGTGAAAATTCCAGATTGCAACTCTAGAGAG TTTCAAATTCTGCATAAGGTTCAATACTTCCACAAGCGAGCTGCTTTAGCCATGACACTCCCTTTGCTTCGCTCCCCTCTAGTTCGGCTTTCTGCAACAGTTGGTACTGAACACCTTGCATTTGGTATGAAAACGATATACAATACTAGCTCTAGACAATTTCTCATGTCCGACGCGGGCATTAGCATGAAGAGCCTGAATTGTGATGGGTCAATTGTATT GGAGAACAATGGTGATTTTCTAAGGGCATCTTATATACATTATTTTGATCATGAGAGGAAACTCGCAGCAGTAGCAGTGATCGGCCGGGCGTTGTCAAGAAAGGAAAACTCTTTTTTAGTTGAAGGATCATGGATTGTGGATGACCTAACTACGATTAAGGGGAGGTTTGATAGTCGTGGGAAGCTGGCTGCTACCCTCCGttataaaatcaaacccaaGTCATTCTTTACAATTTCTGGTGAATTTGAACCCAAAGCCCTTGACAAGACTCCAGAAATCAGATTAGGTCTCTCTCTCGTGATCTGA